The Procambarus clarkii isolate CNS0578487 chromosome 24, FALCON_Pclarkii_2.0, whole genome shotgun sequence genome includes a region encoding these proteins:
- the LOC138368143 gene encoding fap1 adhesin-like — MTPLNSSATEERLVRQAERLAGPDNHRLVRELNVFYQANGLDPITAPEATLTTSPTTQGTSTRSTTRSISTQTSAPLKTQAAQAASSSPAPKAPTITVSTEALADVVTQVVTQVVTQVVTQVVTQVVRQVVKQMVKQVVRQMVVTQVVTQVVKQVVTQVVTQVVKQVVTQMVKPVVTQVVRQVVKQVVTQVVTQMVKPVVRQVVKPVVVKPVVKQVVKQVVRQVVKQVVTQVVKQVVTQVVKQVVTQVVKQVVTQVVKQVVTQVVKQVVTQVVTQVVTQVVTQVVKQVVTQVVKQVVTQVVKQVVTQVVKQVVKQVVTQVVKQVVTQVVKQVVTQVVKQVVTPVVKQVVKQVVTQVVKQVVTQVVKQVVKQVVTQVVKQVVTQVVKQVVTQVVAVTVGVAGGIIEVTGS, encoded by the exons CGTCTGGTCCGGCAAGCGGAGAGGCTTGCCGGACCAGACAACCACCGATTAGTCAGGGAACTGAACGTGTTTTACCAAGCCAATGGTCTGGACCCCATCACAGCCCCTGAGGCAACTCTCACTACTTCCCCTACCACACAGGGGACTTCAACAAGGTCGACCACAAGGTCGATCTCAACTCAGACTTCAGCTCCACTAAAGACTCAGGCTGCACAAGCAGCATCCTCCAGTCCAGCCCCAAAAGCTCCCACCATCACCGTCTCAACAGAGGCGCTCGCAGAC GTGGTGACGCAGGTGGTAACGCAGGTGGTGACGCAGGTGGTGACGCAGGTGGTAACgcaggtggtgaggcaggtggtgaagcaGATGGTGAAGCAGGTGGTGAGGCAGATG GTGGTGACGCAGGTGGTGACGCAGGTGGTGAAGCAGGTGGTGACGCAGGTGGTGACGCAGGTGGTGAAGCAGGTGGTGACGCAGATGGTGAAGCCGGTGGTGACgcaggtggtgaggcaggtggtgaagcaGGTAGTGACGCAGGTGGTGACGCAGATGGTGAAGccggtggtgaggcaggtggtgaagccggtg gtggtgaagccGGTGGTGAAGCAGGTGGTGAAGCAGGTGGTGAGGCAGGTAGTGAAGCAGGTGGTGACGCAGGTGGTGAAGCAGGTGGTGACGCAGGTGGTGAAGCAGGTGGTGACGCAGGTGGTGAAGCAGGTGGTGACGCAGGTGGTGAAGCAGGTGGTGACGCAGGTGGTGAAGCAGGTGGTGACGCAGGTGGTGACGCAGGTGGTGACGCAGGTGGTGACGCAGGTGGTGAAGCAGGTGGTGACGCAGGTGGTGAAGCAGGTGGTGACGCAGGTGGTGAAGCAGGTAGTGACGCAGGTGGTGAAGCAGGTGGTGAAGCAGGTAGTGACGCAGGTGGTGAAGCAGGTAGTGACGCAGGTGGTGAAGCAGGTAGTGACGCAGGTAGTGAAGCAGGTGGTGACGCCGGTGGTGAAGCAGGTGGTGAAGCAGGTAGTGACGCAGGTGGTGAAGCAGGTAGTGACGCAGGTGGTGAAGCAGGTGGTGAAGCAGGTGGTGACGCAGGTGGTGAAGCAGGTAGTGACGCAGGTGGTGAAGCAGGTGGTGACGCAGGTGGTGGCTGTGACTGTGGGAGTGGCTGGCGGCATTATTGAAGTGACAGGTAGTTAA